Proteins co-encoded in one Ponticoccus alexandrii genomic window:
- a CDS encoding DUF2927 domain-containing protein: MSLSFALPVWAAEDFVVTEGMLSDDDFYRLVACGAEPGGPCTKPFLFWRTERPLRVALEYMDPAFLGGRQARARAAVVRAVQYINRAGAGITLAEVPPGSEADIRVYFVDTDGAGPVSGTGIEGVDGAVVTGARVTVWSRRDTRTIRKAQVVFGTRLHISHYESAMIEELTQALGLLTDIRNPAYEGVSIFSQDSNASKDLGPQDLMALHRHYPPTE, from the coding sequence GTGTCTCTGAGCTTTGCCCTGCCGGTATGGGCGGCGGAGGATTTCGTCGTGACAGAGGGCATGCTGTCGGACGATGACTTCTACCGTCTGGTGGCCTGCGGTGCGGAGCCGGGCGGCCCCTGCACCAAGCCGTTTCTGTTCTGGCGGACCGAGCGCCCCCTGCGGGTCGCGCTGGAATACATGGATCCCGCCTTTCTGGGCGGGCGGCAGGCGCGGGCGCGGGCGGCCGTCGTGCGTGCGGTACAATACATCAACCGGGCGGGCGCCGGGATCACCCTTGCAGAGGTGCCGCCGGGCAGCGAGGCCGATATCCGGGTCTATTTCGTGGATACCGATGGCGCGGGGCCGGTAAGCGGGACCGGCATCGAGGGGGTCGACGGGGCCGTCGTCACCGGTGCGCGGGTCACCGTCTGGTCACGGCGCGACACCCGCACGATCCGCAAGGCTCAGGTGGTCTTCGGCACGCGGCTGCACATCAGCCACTACGAATCCGCGATGATCGAGGAATTGACGCAGGCGCTTGGCCTGTTGACCGATATCCGCAATCCCGCCTACGAAGGTGTGTCGATCTTTTCGCAGGACAGCAATGCGTCCAAGGACCTCGGTCCGCAGGACCTGATGGCCCTGCACCGCCATTATCCCCCCACGGAGTGA
- a CDS encoding S-methyl-5'-thioadenosine phosphorylase — MTETMIAVIGGSGIYEIDGLEDATWRTVETPWGAPSDQILTGALGGVKMAFLPRHGRGHVHSPTTVPYRANIDALKRLGVTDVISVSACGSFREEYAPGDFVVVDQFIDRTFAREKSFFGTGCVAHVSVAHPTCPRLGAACFEAAREAGITVHRGGTYLAMEGPQFSSVAESKMYREGWGCDVIGMTNMPEAKLAREAELCYASVAMVTDYDSWHPDHGTVDVTEIIRVLTGNADKARAMVRLLPGLLGADRAPCPHGCDRALDFAIMTAPDKRDPALLAKLDAVAGRVLGNAGH; from the coding sequence ATGACAGAGACGATGATCGCCGTGATCGGCGGCTCGGGCATCTACGAGATCGACGGGCTGGAAGACGCCACATGGCGGACGGTCGAAACGCCCTGGGGTGCGCCGTCCGACCAGATCCTAACCGGCGCGCTGGGAGGCGTGAAGATGGCCTTCCTGCCTCGCCACGGGCGCGGCCATGTGCATTCGCCCACGACGGTGCCCTATCGCGCCAATATCGACGCGCTGAAGCGGCTGGGGGTGACGGACGTGATCTCTGTCTCGGCCTGCGGGTCGTTCCGCGAGGAATACGCGCCGGGCGATTTCGTCGTCGTCGACCAGTTCATCGACCGCACCTTCGCGCGCGAGAAATCGTTCTTCGGGACGGGCTGCGTGGCCCATGTCTCGGTCGCGCATCCCACCTGCCCCCGGCTGGGCGCGGCCTGTTTCGAGGCCGCGCGCGAGGCCGGAATCACCGTCCACCGGGGCGGCACCTACCTGGCGATGGAGGGGCCGCAGTTCTCGTCGGTGGCCGAGTCCAAGATGTACCGCGAGGGCTGGGGCTGCGACGTGATCGGCATGACCAACATGCCCGAGGCCAAGCTGGCCCGCGAGGCAGAGCTTTGTTACGCCTCGGTCGCCATGGTCACCGACTACGACAGCTGGCACCCCGATCACGGCACGGTGGACGTGACAGAGATCATCCGGGTGCTTACCGGAAATGCCGACAAGGCGCGCGCCATGGTGCGACTTTTGCCGGGGCTCCTGGGCGCGGACCGGGCGCCCTGCCCGCACGGCTGCGACCGGGCGCTGGACTTCGCGATCATGACCGCGCCGGACAAGCGCGACCCGGCGCTTCTGGCCAAGCTGGATGCGGTGGCGGGGCGCGTGCTGGGCAATGCGGGCCACTGA
- a CDS encoding calcium/sodium antiporter, with protein sequence MQTVGLVVAGLAGLVIGGELLVRGAVSAAKGFGISPMVIGLTLVGFGTSTPELVTSLQAALSGSPGIAMGNVVGSNIGNVLLILGIAVLLAPIAVDPAALRRDGMAMILATLLCLGVVLAGAIPRLTGAGFLLALAGYLAFTLWSERRSAAAAPVYAGQAEAVPGPDMRLGFALALAVVGLVVTILGARVLVTGAVQIAQAVGLSETVIGLTIVAIGTSMPELVTSVIAVRRGQGEVALGNVLGSNIFNILEILGVTALVSPLAVPPEIVRADIWVMSAAAVLLVVFARTGWRLGRREGAVMLGGYAAYMGWLLT encoded by the coding sequence ATGCAGACCGTCGGACTTGTGGTGGCGGGCCTTGCGGGCCTCGTGATCGGAGGAGAGCTGTTGGTGCGCGGCGCGGTCAGCGCGGCAAAGGGGTTCGGCATCTCGCCCATGGTGATCGGACTCACGCTGGTGGGGTTCGGGACCTCGACGCCGGAACTGGTGACCAGTCTTCAGGCGGCGCTGTCGGGCAGCCCGGGCATTGCCATGGGCAACGTGGTTGGCAGCAACATCGGCAATGTGCTGCTGATCCTCGGCATCGCCGTACTGCTGGCGCCCATCGCCGTCGACCCCGCCGCCCTGCGCCGGGACGGGATGGCGATGATTCTCGCCACGCTGCTCTGCCTCGGGGTCGTCCTGGCCGGAGCGATCCCGCGTCTTACCGGCGCAGGCTTCCTGCTGGCACTGGCGGGCTACCTCGCCTTCACCCTCTGGTCCGAACGCCGCAGCGCTGCGGCGGCCCCGGTCTACGCAGGGCAGGCAGAGGCGGTCCCGGGGCCGGACATGCGCCTTGGCTTCGCGCTGGCGCTGGCTGTTGTCGGGCTGGTGGTCACCATCTTGGGCGCCCGGGTGCTGGTCACCGGCGCGGTGCAGATCGCGCAGGCGGTGGGCCTGTCAGAGACGGTGATCGGCCTGACCATCGTCGCCATCGGCACCTCGATGCCGGAACTCGTGACCTCTGTCATCGCGGTGCGCCGGGGGCAGGGAGAGGTGGCGCTTGGTAACGTGCTGGGCAGCAACATCTTCAATATCCTTGAAATTCTCGGGGTCACGGCCTTGGTTTCGCCGCTGGCTGTCCCGCCCGAGATCGTGCGCGCCGACATCTGGGTCATGTCCGCCGCCGCTGTCCTTCTGGTGGTCTTCGCCCGCACCGGCTGGCGGCTGGGCCGCCGCGAGGGGGCGGTCATGCTGGGTGGATACGCGGCGTACATGGGCTGGCTGCTGACCTGA
- a CDS encoding SulP family inorganic anion transporter, producing the protein MKNTPLASFANRIAMPDLSISPGGDKLTPSRLRIELLAGLTVALALVPEAVAFAFVAGVHPLVGLYAAFLVGLVTALIGGRPGMISGATGALAVVMVALVAEHGVEYLFATVVLMGALQVFAGAMQWGKFIRLVPHPVMLGFVNGLAIVIFLAQLGQFKVPGTAEASGHGVGGGEWLSGTPLVLMLGLTALTMLIIWGMPKLSKVVPAPLAGIGIVAILVIGLGLDTPRVGDMASIQGGLPSFHIPMVPLNWETLEIILPYAVILAAIGLIESLLTLNLVGEMTNKRGGASQECIAQGAANLLTGFFGGMGGCAMIGQSMINVKSGARTRIAGIAAALFLLVFILFAAPLIELIPLAALVGVMFMVVIGTFAWNSLKILAKVPAMDAFVIILVTVVTVLEDLAVAVVVGVIVSALAYAWNNARRIHAKTRESVTDAGAKVYEIQGPLFFGSSDGFAELFDVEGDPDVVIVDFADSRVVDQSALQAIEAIAGKYEAAGKQVKLRHLSRDCHRLLSKAGHLMVDSDDDPDYQLAVDYNVRTGILGGH; encoded by the coding sequence ATGAAGAACACTCCGCTGGCGAGTTTCGCCAACCGCATCGCCATGCCGGATCTGTCGATCTCTCCCGGCGGCGACAAGCTGACGCCCTCGCGGCTTCGGATCGAGCTGCTGGCGGGCCTCACCGTCGCGCTGGCGCTGGTGCCCGAGGCCGTGGCCTTTGCCTTCGTCGCGGGCGTACACCCGCTGGTGGGCCTCTACGCGGCCTTCCTCGTAGGCCTCGTGACCGCCCTGATCGGCGGGCGGCCCGGCATGATCTCGGGCGCGACGGGGGCCCTGGCGGTCGTCATGGTGGCGCTGGTAGCCGAGCACGGGGTCGAATACCTCTTTGCCACCGTCGTCCTGATGGGCGCGTTGCAGGTCTTTGCGGGGGCCATGCAGTGGGGCAAGTTCATCCGGCTGGTGCCGCATCCGGTGATGCTGGGCTTCGTCAACGGGCTGGCCATCGTGATCTTCCTTGCGCAGCTGGGCCAGTTCAAGGTGCCCGGCACGGCAGAGGCCTCGGGTCACGGGGTCGGTGGCGGGGAATGGCTGTCGGGCACGCCGCTGGTCCTGATGCTGGGGCTGACCGCGCTGACGATGCTGATCATCTGGGGCATGCCCAAGCTGTCCAAAGTGGTGCCGGCGCCGCTGGCGGGGATCGGCATTGTCGCGATCCTCGTGATCGGTCTGGGGCTGGATACGCCGCGCGTGGGCGACATGGCCTCGATCCAGGGCGGGCTGCCCAGCTTCCATATCCCCATGGTACCGCTGAACTGGGAAACGCTGGAAATCATCCTGCCCTATGCGGTGATCCTTGCGGCCATCGGCCTGATCGAAAGCCTGCTGACGCTGAACCTTGTCGGCGAGATGACAAACAAGCGCGGCGGCGCCAGCCAGGAGTGTATCGCGCAGGGCGCGGCCAACCTGCTGACCGGCTTCTTCGGCGGCATGGGCGGCTGCGCGATGATCGGCCAGTCGATGATCAACGTGAAATCCGGCGCGCGCACCCGGATCGCGGGCATCGCGGCGGCGCTGTTCCTGCTGGTCTTCATCCTGTTTGCCGCGCCGCTGATCGAGCTGATCCCGCTGGCCGCTCTGGTGGGGGTGATGTTCATGGTGGTGATCGGGACGTTTGCGTGGAACTCTCTGAAGATCCTCGCGAAAGTGCCCGCGATGGACGCTTTCGTGATTATCCTCGTGACCGTGGTTACGGTGCTGGAAGACCTCGCCGTGGCGGTGGTTGTCGGCGTCATCGTCTCGGCGCTGGCCTATGCTTGGAACAACGCGCGACGCATCCACGCCAAGACCCGCGAGTCGGTCACCGATGCCGGGGCCAAGGTCTACGAGATCCAGGGGCCGCTGTTCTTCGGCTCCTCCGATGGCTTTGCCGAGCTGTTCGACGTCGAGGGGGACCCGGATGTGGTGATCGTGGACTTCGCCGACAGCCGGGTCGTGGACCAGTCGGCCCTGCAGGCGATCGAGGCCATCGCGGGCAAATACGAGGCTGCTGGAAAGCAGGTCAAGCTGCGCCACCTGTCGCGGGATTGCCACCGGCTTTTGTCGAAGGCCGGTCACCTGATGGTCGATTCCGATGACGATCCGGATTACCAGCTGGCAGTGGATTACAACGTCCGCACGGGTATCCTGGGCGGTCACTGA
- a CDS encoding CatB-related O-acetyltransferase, giving the protein MPAPFALPDASLTHPITLPDGTPHAGTVYLKNVIDHPRFDVGAYSYASDFDPPALWGGDWAVRLAPYLFAFSQEHLRIGRFCQIAHGVRFIGSSANHAMDGLSTFPFTVFDPAAMTGYQPDSRDMVIGHDVWLGYGALVLPGARIGNGVIVGAGSVVRGTVPDYAVVTGNPARVVRLRYTPQEIETLNRLAWWHWEPERIARARPALEGGDLRALAALAP; this is encoded by the coding sequence GTGCCCGCACCCTTCGCCCTACCCGATGCGTCGCTGACGCATCCCATCACCCTGCCCGATGGCACGCCCCACGCGGGCACCGTCTATTTGAAGAACGTCATCGACCACCCGCGCTTCGATGTCGGCGCCTACAGTTATGCCTCGGACTTCGACCCGCCCGCGCTTTGGGGCGGCGACTGGGCCGTGCGCCTCGCGCCCTATCTCTTCGCCTTCAGCCAAGAACATCTGCGGATCGGCAGGTTTTGCCAGATCGCCCACGGCGTGCGCTTCATCGGCTCATCCGCGAACCACGCCATGGACGGGCTCTCGACCTTTCCCTTCACCGTCTTCGATCCCGCCGCCATGACCGGCTACCAGCCCGACAGCCGCGACATGGTGATCGGCCACGACGTCTGGCTGGGCTACGGCGCGCTCGTCCTGCCCGGCGCCCGGATCGGCAATGGCGTGATCGTCGGGGCGGGTTCGGTGGTGCGCGGCACGGTTCCGGACTACGCCGTGGTCACCGGCAACCCGGCCCGAGTGGTGCGCCTGCGCTACACGCCACAGGAGATCGAGACCCTCAACCGTCTGGCCTGGTGGCACTGGGAACCCGAGCGTATCGCCCGGGCCCGCCCGGCACTGGAAGGCGGCGACCTGCGCGCCCTCGCCGCACTGGCGCCCTGA
- a CDS encoding flavin reductase family protein, with translation MFYRPEDGHGLPHNPFNAIVSPRPIGWISTRGADGHDNLAPYSFFNAVAYFPPQVMFSSTSAKPDRGDTKDSLAQIRETGVFCVNIVEYAMRDAMNVTSGPWEKGVDEFDLAGIEKAQCQTIDCPRVAAAPANLECKLTQIVQLPGEANFAVFGEVTGIHMRDDCLKDGVFDVLSFNPLSRMGYQDYTVVREKFALKRPGE, from the coding sequence ATGTTCTACCGCCCTGAAGACGGCCACGGCCTGCCGCACAACCCCTTCAACGCCATTGTCTCTCCGCGGCCCATCGGCTGGATCTCGACCCGTGGCGCGGACGGTCACGACAACCTCGCGCCCTACAGCTTCTTCAATGCGGTGGCCTATTTTCCGCCGCAGGTGATGTTTTCCTCGACCAGCGCCAAGCCCGATCGGGGCGATACCAAGGACAGCCTCGCGCAGATCCGCGAAACCGGGGTCTTCTGCGTGAACATCGTCGAATACGCCATGCGCGACGCGATGAACGTGACCTCGGGCCCCTGGGAAAAGGGCGTTGACGAATTCGACCTCGCCGGGATCGAAAAGGCGCAGTGCCAGACCATCGACTGCCCGCGCGTCGCCGCGGCCCCCGCGAACCTCGAATGCAAGCTGACGCAGATCGTGCAACTGCCCGGAGAGGCCAACTTTGCCGTCTTCGGAGAGGTCACCGGCATCCACATGCGCGACGACTGCCTGAAGGACGGCGTTTTCGACGTGCTGTCGTTCAACCCGCTTTCGCGCATGGGCTACCAGGATTACACCGTCGTGCGCGAGAAATTCGCGCTGAAGCGCCCCGGCGAATAA
- a CDS encoding GNAT family N-acetyltransferase, which yields MFTLAQEMPQDWWEVEALFDLCFAPGRTALSSYRLRDEVPPVAGLCRVARDQYGNLGGAIRCWPVMVGLHEALILGPVAVHPTAQGEGLGGALVRDTVARAAEQGYARILLVGDAPYYARFGFERLDGVEMPPPTNPDRVLGLALVDGAWDGVRGTVTRLA from the coding sequence TTGTTCACGCTTGCACAGGAAATGCCGCAGGATTGGTGGGAGGTCGAAGCCCTGTTCGATCTGTGCTTTGCGCCGGGGCGCACGGCGTTGTCGTCCTATCGGCTGCGGGACGAGGTGCCGCCCGTGGCGGGCCTGTGCCGGGTGGCGCGCGACCAGTACGGCAACCTCGGCGGGGCGATCCGCTGCTGGCCGGTGATGGTGGGGCTGCACGAGGCGCTGATTCTGGGGCCGGTGGCCGTGCACCCGACGGCGCAGGGCGAGGGGCTGGGCGGCGCGCTGGTGCGCGACACGGTGGCCCGCGCCGCAGAACAGGGCTACGCGCGCATCCTGCTGGTGGGGGACGCGCCCTACTACGCCCGCTTCGGGTTCGAACGGCTGGACGGTGTCGAGATGCCGCCGCCCACGAACCCCGACCGCGTGCTTGGGCTGGCCCTGGTCGATGGCGCATGGGACGGCGTCCGGGGCACGGTGACGCGGCTGGCCTGA
- a CDS encoding EcsC family protein: MTPETEMSLPTVSVDAEIAALAKRYKAANSVGMQVLNLIGGQAENLLERLPDRVKDQLEGATARALEVAMRAAQGSRGVVPDQKGWLNTALATAMGAAGGAGGLPSALAELPVTTTVLLRSIQGIAAEHGYDPEDPEIAKECLTVFASAGPLAQDDGADLGFLSARVTLTGATVHGVINRIAPRLATVMGQKLATQTVPLLGAAAGAATNYAYTSYYQQMAHVHFGLRTLARQSGRPRGELVEALRVAVTRPKVKIG; encoded by the coding sequence ATGACACCAGAGACCGAGATGAGCCTGCCGACCGTTTCGGTCGATGCCGAGATCGCCGCGCTGGCAAAGCGATACAAGGCCGCGAATTCCGTCGGGATGCAGGTGCTGAACCTGATCGGCGGGCAGGCCGAGAACCTTCTGGAGCGGTTGCCGGACCGGGTGAAGGACCAGCTTGAAGGCGCCACGGCGCGGGCGCTGGAGGTGGCGATGCGCGCGGCGCAGGGGTCGCGCGGGGTGGTGCCGGACCAGAAGGGCTGGCTGAACACCGCGCTGGCCACCGCCATGGGCGCGGCGGGCGGCGCTGGCGGGTTGCCCTCGGCGCTGGCCGAACTGCCGGTGACCACGACCGTGCTGTTGCGTTCGATCCAGGGGATCGCGGCGGAACATGGCTATGACCCGGAAGACCCGGAGATCGCAAAGGAATGCCTGACCGTCTTCGCCTCGGCCGGGCCGCTGGCACAGGACGACGGGGCGGATCTGGGCTTTCTCTCGGCGCGGGTGACGCTGACCGGGGCGACGGTCCACGGGGTGATCAACCGCATCGCGCCTCGGCTGGCGACGGTCATGGGCCAAAAGCTGGCGACGCAGACGGTACCGCTGCTGGGCGCCGCGGCGGGGGCGGCCACGAATTACGCCTACACGAGCTACTACCAGCAGATGGCGCATGTGCATTTCGGGCTTCGGACGCTGGCACGCCAGTCCGGTCGGCCGCGGGGCGAGCTGGTGGAGGCCCTGCGCGTGGCGGTGACCCGCCCGAAGGTAAAAATCGGCTGA
- a CDS encoding DUF4153 domain-containing protein: MTPPPNARLLPFLMVAGALAGAAGWALTEAWDSAVLAPRALLFLTALAAAGFTLLLALSGPVAPARAVLPSVLAAAVLAAALCWASGRHGDVQSFLELGYPLAAFGLALSIAIPFLVAGLSRPGGWTDYPALFDATWETTVRLLAGVFFAALFWGLLSLSDALLRLVDVRLLEWVTDIEAVAWALTGTVFGLALAVMFRLSGQVSPVLLLRLLRLLLPVVLVVTLVFLAALPLRGWEGLAQGFSPAAILMAVALAAVLLVTVAVDRDSGEAVQSRPWRMMTGALALCVPLLAGLGGWALWLRVGQYGWTPSRLMAASVAAVLLVYGLAYALSVLIGRHWMARLREVNTWMALAVLAICLLWLSPAFEPERAAASDQVNRARSGAAGATLPLPELAQDWGHAGHAALDVIAEARPDLTAEIELARLGRSRPAPESLLAERRAAVIAALPVYPEGARLDGDSLAEMDAIQLSGLLEACARRVTGGPGCAFYRQGEARALLLQKVSEDFVTLTPMQLSGGLWQPGGRLITLDGDEGPGARVAALEALHRGGVGTQSRTIEVLWLGDMLLYLPE, translated from the coding sequence ATGACACCGCCCCCCAATGCACGGCTGCTGCCGTTCCTCATGGTCGCCGGAGCGCTTGCCGGCGCGGCGGGCTGGGCCCTGACAGAGGCCTGGGACAGCGCGGTTCTGGCGCCCCGGGCGCTGCTTTTCCTGACCGCCCTTGCGGCGGCGGGCTTCACGCTTCTGCTCGCCCTGTCGGGGCCTGTGGCACCGGCGCGCGCGGTGCTGCCGTCGGTGCTGGCGGCGGCGGTGCTGGCGGCGGCGTTGTGTTGGGCATCGGGGCGGCACGGTGACGTGCAGTCCTTCCTCGAACTCGGCTACCCGCTTGCGGCCTTCGGCCTTGCGCTGTCGATTGCCATACCCTTCCTCGTGGCGGGACTGTCGCGCCCGGGCGGCTGGACGGACTACCCGGCGCTCTTCGACGCGACATGGGAGACGACGGTGCGCCTGCTGGCGGGCGTCTTCTTTGCCGCGCTCTTCTGGGGGCTGCTGTCGCTCTCGGATGCGCTGCTGAGACTCGTCGACGTGCGGCTGCTGGAGTGGGTGACCGATATCGAGGCCGTCGCATGGGCCCTGACCGGCACTGTCTTCGGGCTGGCGCTGGCGGTCATGTTCCGGCTGTCGGGGCAGGTCTCTCCGGTCCTGCTGCTCAGGCTTCTGAGGCTCTTGCTGCCGGTGGTGCTGGTTGTGACGCTGGTCTTCCTGGCCGCCTTGCCGCTGCGCGGCTGGGAGGGGCTGGCGCAGGGATTCTCGCCCGCCGCGATCCTGATGGCGGTGGCGCTGGCGGCGGTGCTGCTGGTCACCGTGGCGGTGGACCGCGACAGCGGCGAGGCCGTTCAGAGCCGCCCTTGGCGGATGATGACCGGCGCGCTGGCGCTCTGCGTGCCGCTTCTGGCCGGGCTGGGGGGCTGGGCGCTGTGGCTGCGCGTGGGGCAATACGGCTGGACACCTTCGCGACTGATGGCGGCCAGCGTGGCGGCCGTGCTGCTGGTCTACGGGCTTGCCTATGCGCTGTCGGTCCTGATCGGGCGGCACTGGATGGCGCGCCTGCGCGAGGTGAATACATGGATGGCGCTTGCGGTGCTGGCGATCTGCCTGCTGTGGCTGAGCCCGGCCTTCGAACCCGAGCGCGCCGCCGCTTCGGATCAGGTGAACCGGGCACGCTCGGGCGCTGCCGGTGCGACCCTGCCGCTGCCGGAACTTGCGCAGGACTGGGGCCACGCGGGTCACGCGGCGCTGGATGTGATCGCCGAAGCCCGGCCCGACCTGACCGCCGAGATCGAGCTGGCGCGCCTCGGGCGCAGCCGGCCCGCGCCCGAATCGCTGCTGGCAGAGCGGCGCGCCGCAGTGATCGCGGCCCTGCCGGTCTATCCCGAGGGGGCCAGGCTGGACGGCGACTCGCTGGCAGAGATGGACGCGATCCAGCTTTCCGGTCTGCTGGAGGCCTGCGCGCGGCGCGTGACCGGGGGGCCGGGCTGTGCCTTCTACCGTCAGGGCGAGGCGCGCGCCCTGCTGTTGCAGAAGGTCTCTGAGGATTTCGTGACCCTGACGCCCATGCAGCTGAGCGGTGGCTTGTGGCAGCCCGGCGGGCGGCTGATAACACTGGACGGTGACGAAGGCCCCGGGGCGCGGGTCGCGGCGCTGGAGGCGCTGCATCGCGGCGGGGTCGGCACGCAAAGCCGGACGATCGAGGTGCTCTGGCTGGGAGACATGTTGCTGTACCTGCCCGAGTGA
- a CDS encoding heme NO-binding domain-containing protein, translating into MHGLILRTFQVFVQDTYGPEPWRRIVDGAGLDAPDFEAMLNYPQDTFTAVVRASEVELRKPPDAFLEDVGTYLVSHPNSEGLRRLLRFGGVDFIEFLHSLEDLPDRARLAVADLELPDLDLVDVAPHRFTLQVGAGLPGFGFVLLGVLRAMADDYGALVLMECEGGTLGRQTIAITLVETAYSQGRQFALAASGAPEEEG; encoded by the coding sequence ATGCATGGATTGATCCTTCGGACCTTTCAGGTCTTCGTTCAGGACACCTATGGCCCTGAACCATGGCGGCGGATTGTCGACGGGGCGGGGCTGGATGCGCCGGATTTCGAGGCCATGCTCAATTATCCGCAGGACACCTTTACGGCGGTTGTCCGGGCCTCCGAGGTGGAACTGAGGAAGCCCCCGGACGCTTTTCTGGAAGATGTCGGCACCTACCTCGTCTCGCACCCCAACAGCGAGGGGCTGCGCCGCCTCCTGCGTTTCGGCGGTGTCGATTTCATCGAGTTCCTGCACTCGCTGGAGGATCTGCCAGACCGGGCCCGGCTGGCTGTTGCGGATCTGGAACTGCCGGATCTGGACCTTGTGGACGTGGCGCCCCACCGGTTCACGCTGCAGGTCGGGGCGGGGCTGCCCGGCTTCGGTTTTGTCCTGCTGGGCGTGCTGCGGGCCATGGCCGATGACTACGGCGCGCTTGTGCTGATGGAGTGTGAAGGCGGCACTCTGGGACGGCAGACCATCGCCATCACCCTGGTCGAGACCGCCTATTCGCAGGGACGGCAATTCGCCCTTGCGGCCTCCGGCGCGCCGGAGGAGGAGGGATGA
- a CDS encoding diguanylate cyclase domain-containing protein, with amino-acid sequence MTRVPTEILLALCPMHAVLDPGGRIRQAGPTLRKLRDEGLDGAHFLDVFEVYRPRRVESMAQLLSTGGRKLHMRLRGGLRTALKGIMVPDGQGGAVVNLSFGISVMDAVRDYALTNTDFAPTDLAVEMLYLVEAKSAALDASRSLNTRLQGAMVAAEERAFTDPLTGLRNRRALDAVLDRVTRSGEPFSLMHLDLDFFKQVNDSMGHAAGDQVLRQVACVMLEVTRKDDTVARIGGDEFVLLFPGLTRHERLAEMAGRLISRVEEPIPVDAEECRVSLSIGITVSDRGKATPEEILLQSDEALYASKRAGRAQFRFYEGTVEGSSSGRIAGE; translated from the coding sequence ATGACCCGGGTCCCCACGGAGATCCTGCTGGCGCTCTGCCCGATGCATGCGGTGCTCGACCCCGGGGGGCGCATCCGGCAGGCGGGGCCGACGCTGCGCAAGCTGCGCGACGAGGGGCTGGACGGCGCGCATTTTCTCGATGTCTTCGAAGTCTACCGCCCGCGCCGTGTCGAGAGCATGGCGCAGCTTCTGTCGACCGGGGGACGCAAGCTGCACATGCGCCTGCGCGGTGGCCTGCGGACCGCGCTGAAGGGCATCATGGTGCCGGACGGGCAGGGCGGCGCGGTGGTGAACCTGTCCTTCGGCATTTCGGTCATGGATGCGGTGCGGGATTATGCCCTGACCAACACCGATTTCGCGCCCACCGACCTTGCCGTCGAAATGCTCTACCTCGTCGAGGCAAAATCCGCCGCGCTGGATGCCTCGCGCAGCCTGAACACCCGTCTTCAGGGCGCCATGGTGGCGGCAGAGGAGCGCGCCTTTACTGATCCGCTGACCGGGCTGCGCAACCGCCGCGCGCTCGACGCGGTGCTCGACAGGGTCACCCGCAGCGGAGAGCCGTTTTCACTGATGCATCTCGACCTCGATTTCTTCAAGCAGGTCAATGACAGCATGGGTCACGCCGCCGGCGATCAGGTCCTGCGGCAGGTGGCATGCGTGATGCTGGAAGTGACGCGCAAGGACGATACGGTTGCGCGCATCGGCGGCGACGAATTCGTGCTGTTGTTCCCCGGCCTCACGCGGCACGAACGCCTGGCGGAGATGGCCGGCCGCCTGATCTCACGCGTCGAGGAACCGATTCCCGTCGATGCGGAAGAGTGCCGGGTCTCCCTGAGCATCGGCATCACCGTGTCGGACCGCGGCAAGGCGACGCCGGAAGAGATCCTGTTGCAGTCTGACGAGGCGCTCTACGCTTCGAAACGCGCGGGCCGGGCGCAATTTCGCTTCTACGAGGGCACTGTCGAGGGCTCTTCCTCCGGACGCATTGCCGGAGAGTGA